From the genome of Streptomyces sp. NBC_00659, one region includes:
- a CDS encoding zinc-dependent metalloprotease, which translates to MTSIGGAASTGMVDWNLAVATATRLVRPGPEVSRDEARAIVAELRRHAKASEEHVRGFTRLGADVVHDTPVLVVDRPGWVRANVAGFREILKPLLDKMQERRGSGTGGAVLGAVGGKVTGVELGMLLSFLSSRVLGQYETFAPATRDLPAGAPTASGSGGGRLLLVAPNIVHVERELDVQPHDFRLWVCLHEETHRTQFTAVPWLRDHLEGEIQSFLGETEVDPMTVLERIREAAQSLSGSRPDTEEDDGGRSLVEIVQTPAQREILGRLTAVMSLLEGHADFVMDGVGPAVVPSVAEIREKFQQRRAKGASRLDVALRKLLGLDAKLRQYKDGERFVRAVVDEVGMDGFNRVWTSPNTLPTKAEIAKPADWVARVHRRTES; encoded by the coding sequence ATGACGAGCATCGGTGGTGCTGCATCTACTGGGATGGTCGACTGGAATCTCGCGGTGGCGACCGCGACCCGGCTCGTACGGCCGGGCCCGGAGGTGAGCCGCGACGAGGCCCGGGCGATCGTCGCCGAGCTGCGCCGGCACGCGAAGGCCTCGGAGGAACACGTCCGGGGCTTCACCCGCTTGGGTGCGGACGTCGTCCACGACACCCCCGTACTCGTCGTCGACCGCCCCGGCTGGGTCCGGGCGAACGTCGCCGGGTTCCGGGAGATCCTCAAGCCCCTTCTGGACAAGATGCAGGAACGACGCGGGAGCGGCACCGGCGGAGCCGTCCTCGGAGCCGTCGGAGGCAAGGTCACCGGCGTCGAACTGGGCATGCTGCTGTCGTTCCTGTCCTCGCGGGTCCTCGGGCAGTACGAGACGTTCGCGCCCGCGACCCGGGACCTGCCCGCGGGGGCGCCCACCGCCTCCGGCAGCGGCGGCGGCAGGCTCCTGCTGGTCGCCCCGAACATCGTGCACGTGGAGCGTGAACTCGACGTCCAGCCCCACGACTTCCGCCTGTGGGTGTGCCTCCACGAGGAGACGCACCGCACCCAGTTCACGGCCGTGCCCTGGCTGCGCGACCACCTGGAGGGCGAAATCCAGTCGTTCTTGGGGGAGACCGAGGTCGACCCCATGACCGTCCTGGAGCGCATCAGGGAGGCCGCGCAGTCGCTCTCCGGCTCCCGCCCCGACACCGAGGAGGACGACGGCGGACGTTCCCTCGTGGAAATCGTGCAGACGCCCGCCCAGCGCGAGATCCTCGGCCGGCTCACCGCCGTGATGTCCCTCCTGGAGGGACACGCCGACTTCGTGATGGACGGCGTCGGGCCCGCCGTGGTCCCCTCCGTCGCCGAGATCCGCGAGAAGTTCCAGCAGCGCCGCGCCAAGGGCGCCTCCCGCCTCGACGTGGCCCTGCGCAAACTGCTCGGTCTGGACGCCAAGCTCAGGCAGTACAAGGACGGCGAGCGGTTCGTACGGGCGGTCGTCGACGAGGTCGGCATGGACGGCTTCAACCGTGTGTGGACCTCTCCGAACACGCTCCCGACCAAGGCGGAGATCGCCAAACCGGCGGATTGGGTTGCGCGGGTGCACCGCAGGACGGAGTCGTGA
- the tilS gene encoding tRNA lysidine(34) synthetase TilS, translating to MGPHPAVAAIRLAVRRVLHDILTEQPPAHDTRRTPARGAARPCAPDAERVPAPGTRRSVAAPARAPHDQTRTSARPRPGEDVAPAPLVLVACSGGADSMALASALAFEAPKLGIRAGGVTVDHGLQPGSELRADEVVLRLTELGLAPAESIAVTVGRDGGPEAAARDARYAALDSAAERHGATAILLGHTRDDQAETVLLGLARGSGIRSLSGMAAVSGADGRYRRPFLHLDRQTARKACMVQSLPVWDDPHNADPAYTRSRLRHEGLPALEKALGKGVVEALARTAQLSRDDADALDAWASQAEASVRDAAGLLECAKLYALPPAVRRRILRRAAIEAGAPAGSLFARHIEEIDRLITGWRGQGAINLPGKVVAQRQGGRLVIRQG from the coding sequence ATGGGTCCCCATCCTGCGGTCGCGGCGATACGCCTGGCGGTCCGCCGCGTACTCCACGACATCCTGACCGAGCAACCGCCCGCCCACGACACCCGGCGCACGCCCGCACGCGGTGCCGCGCGCCCCTGCGCGCCCGACGCGGAACGCGTCCCCGCCCCCGGAACGCGGCGCAGCGTCGCCGCTCCCGCACGCGCCCCGCACGACCAGACCCGCACGAGCGCCCGGCCCCGTCCCGGCGAGGACGTCGCCCCGGCGCCGCTCGTGCTCGTCGCCTGCTCCGGCGGCGCCGACTCCATGGCGCTCGCCTCCGCCCTCGCCTTCGAAGCCCCCAAACTCGGCATCCGCGCCGGTGGCGTCACTGTCGACCACGGTCTGCAGCCCGGCTCCGAGCTGCGCGCCGACGAAGTCGTGCTGCGCCTCACCGAGCTGGGGCTCGCCCCGGCCGAGTCGATCGCCGTCACCGTCGGCCGCGACGGAGGCCCCGAGGCCGCCGCGCGTGACGCCCGGTACGCCGCCCTGGACTCCGCCGCCGAACGCCACGGCGCCACCGCGATCCTCCTCGGCCACACCCGCGACGACCAGGCCGAGACGGTCCTGCTCGGCCTCGCCCGCGGCTCCGGCATCCGCTCCCTGTCCGGAATGGCCGCGGTCTCGGGGGCCGACGGCCGCTACCGCCGTCCCTTCCTGCACCTGGACCGGCAGACCGCCCGCAAGGCGTGCATGGTCCAGTCGCTGCCCGTCTGGGACGACCCTCACAACGCCGATCCGGCCTACACCCGCTCCCGGCTCCGCCACGAGGGTCTGCCCGCCCTCGAGAAGGCCCTGGGCAAAGGAGTCGTCGAGGCTCTCGCCCGTACGGCCCAGCTCTCCCGGGACGATGCCGACGCCCTCGACGCGTGGGCCAGCCAGGCGGAGGCGTCCGTACGCGACGCGGCCGGCCTTCTGGAGTGCGCCAAGCTCTACGCCCTGCCGCCCGCCGTACGCCGCCGGATCCTGCGCCGCGCGGCGATCGAGGCGGGTGCTCCGGCCGGTTCGCTGTTCGCCCGGCACATCGAGGAGATCGACCGGCTGATCACCGGATGGCGCGGTCAGGGGGCCATCAATCTCCCGGGCAAAGTCGTCGCCCAGCGCCAGGGTGGCAGACTGGTGATTCGGCAAGGCTGA
- the hpt gene encoding hypoxanthine phosphoribosyltransferase, producing the protein MRVDAKDMGTDLKSVLITKEEIDAKLVELAAKIDAEYAGKDLLIVGVLKGAVMVMADLARALSTPVTMDWMAVSSYGAGTQSSGVVRILKDLDTDIKGKHVLIVEDIIDSGLTLSWLISNLGSREPASLKVCTLLRKPDAAKVAIDVEWVGFDIPNEFVIGYGLDYAEKYRNLPFVGTLAPHVYGG; encoded by the coding sequence ATGCGGGTGGACGCGAAAGACATGGGCACCGACCTCAAGTCGGTGCTCATCACCAAGGAAGAGATCGACGCGAAGCTGGTCGAGCTGGCCGCGAAGATCGACGCGGAGTACGCGGGCAAGGACCTGCTGATCGTCGGGGTGCTCAAGGGTGCCGTGATGGTCATGGCGGACCTCGCGCGTGCGCTGTCCACCCCCGTCACGATGGACTGGATGGCCGTGTCGTCGTACGGCGCGGGCACCCAGTCCTCCGGCGTGGTGCGGATCCTCAAGGACCTGGACACCGACATCAAGGGCAAGCACGTCCTGATCGTCGAGGACATCATCGACTCCGGGCTGACCCTGTCCTGGCTGATCTCCAACCTCGGCTCCCGCGAGCCCGCCTCGCTCAAGGTGTGCACGCTGCTGCGCAAGCCGGACGCGGCCAAGGTCGCGATCGACGTGGAGTGGGTCGGCTTCGACATCCCGAACGAGTTCGTCATCGGCTACGGCCTGGACTATGCCGAGAAGTACCGCAACCTCCCGTTCGTCGGTACGCTCGCGCCTCACGTCTACGGCGGCTGA
- the ftsH gene encoding ATP-dependent zinc metalloprotease FtsH — translation MDVKRYFRGPVMWIVLAVLAVVVLMQVVGSSGGYKTVDTGQVVKAINDNQVESAKITTGDEQVIKVSLKDGEKVDGSSKIQASYIGDQGVTLANTLQNKYENKQIPDGYTVSPSKQNPFVGILLSLLPFVLIVVVFLFLMNQMQGGGSRVMNFGKSKAKLITKDTPKTTFSDVAGSDEAVEELQEIKEFLQEPAKFQAVGAKIPKGVLLYGPPGTGKTLLARAVAGEAGVPFYSISGSDFVEMFVGVGASRVRDLFEQAKANAPAIVFVDEIDAVGRHRGAGLGGGHDEREQTLNQLLVEMDGFDVKGGVILIAATNRPDILDPALLRPGRFDRQIAVDRPDMQGRLEILKVHQKGKPVAPDVDLSAVSRRTPGFTGADLANVLNEAALLTARSNQKLIDNSMLDEAIDRVVAGPQKRTRIMSDKEKKITAYHEGGHALVAAASPNSDPVHKITILSRGRALGYTMVLPDEDRYSTTRNEMLDQLAYMLGGRAAEELVFHDPTTGAANDIEKATATARSMVTQYGMTERLGAIKFGGDNTEPFLGREMSHPRDYSEEVAALVDEEVKKLIENAHNEAWEILVENRDVLDALVLQLLEKETLSKEQIAEVFAPIVKRPARPAWTGSSRRTPSTRPPVLSPKELSLTNGANGSTAAIATATESVPVTETAPEDRTDS, via the coding sequence ATGGACGTGAAGCGATACTTCCGTGGGCCGGTCATGTGGATCGTGCTGGCCGTCCTTGCCGTGGTCGTGTTGATGCAGGTCGTCGGTTCGTCCGGCGGCTACAAGACGGTGGACACCGGCCAGGTCGTCAAGGCGATCAATGACAACCAGGTCGAGTCGGCCAAGATCACCACCGGTGACGAGCAGGTCATCAAGGTCTCGCTGAAGGACGGCGAGAAGGTTGACGGCAGCTCGAAGATCCAGGCGAGCTACATCGGCGACCAGGGCGTGACCCTGGCCAACACACTTCAGAACAAGTACGAGAACAAGCAGATTCCGGACGGCTACACCGTTTCGCCGTCCAAGCAGAACCCCTTCGTGGGCATCCTGCTGTCCCTGCTTCCCTTCGTCCTCATCGTCGTCGTCTTCCTGTTCCTGATGAACCAGATGCAGGGCGGCGGCTCCCGGGTCATGAACTTCGGGAAGTCCAAGGCGAAGCTCATCACCAAGGACACCCCGAAGACGACGTTCTCGGACGTCGCGGGCTCGGACGAGGCCGTCGAGGAGCTCCAGGAGATCAAGGAGTTCCTCCAGGAGCCGGCGAAGTTCCAGGCCGTCGGCGCGAAGATCCCCAAGGGCGTCCTGCTCTACGGGCCTCCTGGTACGGGCAAGACGCTGCTCGCACGCGCCGTCGCGGGCGAAGCCGGCGTTCCCTTCTACTCGATCTCCGGTTCCGACTTCGTCGAGATGTTCGTCGGTGTCGGTGCCTCGCGAGTCCGTGACCTGTTCGAGCAGGCCAAGGCGAACGCCCCGGCGATCGTCTTCGTCGACGAGATCGACGCGGTCGGCCGTCACCGCGGCGCCGGCCTCGGCGGCGGTCACGACGAGCGCGAGCAGACCCTCAACCAGCTGCTCGTCGAGATGGACGGCTTCGACGTGAAGGGCGGCGTCATCCTGATCGCCGCCACGAACCGGCCCGACATCCTCGACCCGGCCCTCCTGCGCCCCGGCCGCTTCGACCGCCAGATCGCGGTCGACCGCCCGGACATGCAGGGCCGTCTGGAGATCCTCAAGGTTCACCAGAAGGGCAAGCCGGTCGCTCCGGACGTCGACCTGTCCGCGGTGTCGCGTCGGACCCCCGGCTTCACGGGCGCCGACCTGGCGAACGTGCTGAACGAGGCGGCGCTGCTCACCGCGCGCAGCAACCAGAAGCTGATCGACAACTCCATGCTGGACGAGGCGATCGACCGTGTGGTCGCGGGCCCGCAGAAGCGGACCCGGATCATGTCGGACAAGGAGAAGAAGATCACCGCGTACCACGAGGGCGGCCACGCCCTGGTCGCGGCGGCTTCCCCGAACTCCGACCCGGTCCACAAGATCACGATCCTCTCGCGAGGCCGTGCTCTCGGCTACACGATGGTCCTGCCGGACGAGGACAGGTACTCCACGACGCGCAACGAGATGCTGGACCAGCTCGCGTACATGCTGGGCGGCCGCGCGGCCGAGGAGCTCGTCTTCCACGACCCGACCACCGGTGCCGCGAACGACATCGAGAAGGCCACGGCCACCGCTCGTTCGATGGTCACGCAGTACGGCATGACCGAGCGTCTCGGCGCGATCAAGTTCGGCGGCGACAACACCGAGCCCTTCCTGGGCCGGGAGATGTCGCACCCGCGCGACTACTCGGAAGAGGTCGCCGCGCTCGTCGACGAAGAGGTCAAGAAGCTCATCGAGAACGCGCACAACGAGGCCTGGGAAATCCTGGTCGAGAACCGCGACGTCCTCGACGCGCTGGTGCTCCAGCTGCTGGAGAAGGAGACGCTGAGCAAGGAGCAGATCGCCGAGGTCTTCGCTCCCATCGTGAAGCGCCCGGCCCGCCCCGCGTGGACCGGCTCCTCCCGTCGTACCCCGTCCACCCGCCCGCCGGTGCTCTCCCCCAAGGAGCTGTCGCTGACGAACGGGGCGAACGGATCGACGGCGGCCATCGCCACCGCCACGGAGTCCGTCCCGGTCACGGAGACGGCCCCGGAGGACCGCACCGACAGCTGA
- the folE gene encoding GTP cyclohydrolase I FolE — MTDPVTLDGEGVIGEFDEKRAENAVRELLIAVGEDPDREGLRETPGRVARAYKEIFAGLWQEPEDVLTTTFDLGHDEMVLVKDIEVFSTCEHHLVPFRGVAHVGYIPATSGKITGLSKLARLVDVYARRPQVQERLTTQIADSLMEILEPRGVIVVIECEHMCMSMRGIRKPGAKTITSAVRGQLRDAATRNEAMSLIMAR, encoded by the coding sequence ATGACCGACCCCGTGACGCTGGACGGCGAGGGCGTGATCGGCGAGTTCGACGAGAAGCGCGCCGAGAACGCCGTACGGGAGCTTCTGATCGCGGTCGGCGAGGACCCGGACCGCGAGGGCCTGCGAGAGACACCCGGACGGGTCGCGCGGGCGTACAAGGAGATATTCGCGGGCCTGTGGCAGGAGCCGGAGGACGTGCTGACGACGACGTTCGACCTGGGCCACGACGAGATGGTCCTGGTGAAGGACATCGAGGTCTTCAGCACGTGTGAACATCACCTGGTCCCGTTCCGGGGTGTCGCGCACGTCGGCTACATCCCGGCGACCAGCGGCAAGATCACCGGCCTGTCCAAGCTGGCCCGCCTCGTCGACGTCTACGCCCGGCGCCCCCAGGTGCAGGAGCGGCTGACGACACAGATCGCCGACTCCCTGATGGAGATCCTGGAGCCGCGCGGTGTGATCGTGGTCATCGAGTGCGAGCACATGTGCATGTCCATGCGCGGCATCCGCAAGCCCGGTGCGAAGACCATCACGTCGGCGGTGCGCGGACAGCTGCGGGACGCCGCGACCCGCAACGAGGCGATGAGCCTGATCATGGCCCGCTAA
- a CDS encoding DUF3180 domain-containing protein: MKQLRIRTLAAVFVVAGVLSWAGARLWNAVGTLPRVPLAAPIVLALIAIVLLATALSLRARLKAQRERRPGAKGVDPLMAARAVVFGQASALVAALVAGMYGGTGVFLLGWLEDPARRDQAIYAGLSVLAGIGVIAAAFFLERVCRLPEDDDQHRDGTAPVT, translated from the coding sequence GTGAAACAGCTGCGGATCAGGACACTGGCTGCCGTGTTCGTGGTGGCCGGAGTGCTGTCCTGGGCGGGCGCCCGCCTGTGGAACGCGGTGGGCACACTTCCCCGGGTCCCGCTGGCCGCCCCCATCGTCCTCGCCCTGATCGCGATCGTCCTCCTCGCCACGGCCCTGTCGCTGCGCGCCCGCCTCAAGGCCCAGCGCGAGCGCCGCCCCGGCGCCAAGGGCGTCGATCCGCTGATGGCCGCCCGCGCGGTCGTCTTCGGTCAGGCGAGCGCCCTGGTGGCCGCCCTGGTGGCGGGCATGTACGGCGGCACCGGCGTCTTCCTCCTGGGATGGCTGGAGGACCCCGCCCGCCGCGACCAGGCCATCTACGCCGGCCTCTCCGTCCTCGCCGGAATCGGCGTGATAGCGGCCGCCTTCTTCCTGGAACGCGTCTGCAGGCTCCCGGAGGACGACGACCAGCACCGCGACGGGACGGCCCCGGTGACGTAG
- the folK gene encoding 2-amino-4-hydroxy-6-hydroxymethyldihydropteridine diphosphokinase, which yields MTTSFTEGQSDPTVQPVPASVVEQVDAADTTLSNPKRAVISLGSNLGNRLENLQGAVDALEDTPGVRVKAVSPVYETEPWGVEPGSQPSYLNAVVVLRTTLPPSSLLERAHAVEEAFHRVRDERWGPRTIDVDIVAYADVVSDDPVLTLPHPRAHERAFVLAPWHDVDPEAQLAGHGAVARLLDTITRDGVTARADLELRLPE from the coding sequence ATGACCACGTCCTTCACCGAGGGTCAGAGCGACCCGACCGTCCAGCCGGTGCCCGCCTCCGTGGTCGAGCAGGTCGACGCCGCCGACACGACCCTGAGCAACCCCAAGCGCGCGGTGATCTCCCTCGGCTCGAACCTGGGCAACCGCCTGGAGAACCTCCAGGGAGCCGTCGACGCCCTGGAGGACACCCCGGGCGTCCGGGTCAAAGCGGTCTCCCCCGTCTACGAGACCGAGCCGTGGGGCGTCGAACCGGGCAGCCAGCCCTCGTACTTGAACGCGGTCGTGGTGCTCAGGACCACCCTCCCGCCGTCCTCGCTCCTGGAGCGGGCCCACGCGGTCGAGGAGGCCTTCCACCGCGTACGGGACGAGCGCTGGGGCCCGCGCACGATCGACGTGGACATCGTGGCGTACGCCGATGTCGTCTCCGACGACCCGGTGCTGACCCTCCCTCACCCCCGCGCCCACGAGAGAGCCTTCGTCCTCGCCCCCTGGCACGACGTGGATCCCGAGGCACAGCTCGCCGGCCACGGCGCCGTCGCCCGGCTCCTCGACACCATCACCCGGGACGGTGTCACGGCCCGCGCCGACCTGGAACTCCGGCTGCCCGAGTAG
- the folB gene encoding dihydroneopterin aldolase, producing the protein MDRVALRGLKARGHHGVFQKEREEGQTFIVDLTLGLDTRPAAADDDLAKTVHYGIVAEEVVAVVEGEPVDLIETLAERIAQTCLKHDGVQEVEVCVHKPDAPITVPFDDVTVTIIRSRV; encoded by the coding sequence GTGGATCGTGTCGCGCTGCGCGGCCTCAAGGCCCGCGGGCACCACGGCGTCTTCCAGAAGGAGCGCGAGGAGGGCCAGACCTTCATCGTGGACCTGACGCTGGGCCTGGACACCCGCCCGGCCGCGGCCGACGACGACCTGGCGAAGACCGTGCACTACGGCATCGTGGCGGAAGAGGTCGTCGCCGTGGTCGAGGGGGAGCCGGTCGATCTCATCGAGACGCTCGCCGAGCGCATCGCCCAGACGTGTCTCAAGCACGACGGGGTCCAGGAGGTCGAGGTCTGCGTCCACAAACCGGACGCGCCCATCACGGTCCCCTTCGACGACGTGACCGTCACGATCATCCGGAGCCGAGTATGA
- a CDS encoding nuclear transport factor 2 family protein: MSTPRTDIEQVELANTAYYEAMERGDFEELTSLWLAPLDTSDDDFEGEGAVVSCVHPGWPVLNGRGEVLRSYALIMANTEYIQFFLTDVRVSVSGDTALVTCTENILSGGPAPDEGEELGPLVGQLVVATNVFRRTPEGWKLWSHHASPVLAESDEEEDEDTAG, from the coding sequence GTGAGCACACCCCGTACCGACATCGAGCAGGTCGAACTCGCCAACACGGCGTACTACGAGGCGATGGAACGGGGTGACTTCGAGGAACTGACCTCGCTGTGGCTGGCCCCGCTGGACACCTCCGACGACGACTTCGAGGGCGAGGGCGCGGTCGTGTCCTGCGTCCACCCCGGCTGGCCCGTCCTCAACGGCCGCGGCGAGGTGCTCCGCTCGTACGCGCTGATCATGGCGAACACGGAGTACATCCAGTTCTTCCTCACCGACGTGCGCGTCTCCGTGTCCGGCGACACGGCCCTGGTGACCTGCACCGAGAACATCCTCAGCGGCGGTCCCGCGCCCGACGAGGGGGAAGAGCTCGGCCCGCTCGTCGGTCAGCTGGTCGTCGCCACGAACGTGTTCCGCCGTACCCCCGAGGGCTGGAAACTCTGGTCCCACCACGCCTCCCCCGTGCTGGCCGAGTCCGACGAGGAAGAAGACGAGGACACCGCCGGTTGA
- the folP gene encoding dihydropteroate synthase, whose amino-acid sequence MSIERGRGRVAGLPTWDRCAVMGVVNVTPDSFSDGGRWFDTTAAVKHGLGLVAEGADLVDVGGESTRPGATRVDEAEELKRVIPVVRGLASEGVTVSVDTMRASVAERSLAAGAALVNDVSGGLADPAMIPAVAAAGAPFVVMHWRGLLAGGNVQGTYEDVVSEVLDELRARVEAVLEGGIAPDRVVVDPGLGFSKDPEHDLALLAHLDRLRGLGHPLLVAASRKRFLGRVLAGPEGAPPPARERDAATAAVSAIAARQGAWAVRVHEVRATADAVRVARAVEGARTGGASDAAGGPAVEGAR is encoded by the coding sequence ATGAGTATTGAGCGCGGGCGCGGGCGAGTCGCGGGACTGCCGACGTGGGACCGCTGCGCGGTCATGGGGGTCGTGAACGTCACCCCCGATTCCTTCTCCGACGGCGGCCGCTGGTTCGACACGACGGCCGCGGTCAAGCACGGCCTCGGCCTGGTCGCCGAGGGTGCCGACCTCGTGGACGTGGGCGGCGAGTCCACCCGCCCCGGAGCCACCCGTGTCGACGAGGCCGAGGAGCTCAAGCGCGTCATCCCCGTCGTCCGCGGCCTCGCCTCCGAGGGCGTCACCGTCTCCGTGGACACGATGCGCGCCTCCGTCGCCGAGCGGTCGCTCGCCGCGGGCGCCGCCCTCGTCAACGACGTCAGCGGCGGCCTCGCCGACCCCGCGATGATCCCGGCCGTGGCGGCCGCGGGCGCCCCCTTCGTGGTCATGCACTGGCGCGGACTCCTGGCGGGTGGCAACGTCCAGGGGACGTACGAGGACGTCGTCTCCGAGGTCCTCGACGAACTCCGCGCGCGCGTGGAGGCCGTCCTGGAGGGCGGCATCGCCCCCGACCGCGTCGTCGTCGACCCCGGGCTCGGCTTCTCCAAGGACCCCGAGCACGACCTGGCCCTCCTGGCCCACCTCGACCGCCTGCGCGGCCTCGGGCACCCCCTGCTGGTCGCCGCCTCCCGCAAGCGTTTCCTCGGCCGCGTCCTGGCCGGCCCCGAGGGCGCCCCGCCTCCCGCGCGCGAGCGCGACGCCGCCACCGCCGCCGTCTCGGCGATCGCCGCCCGGCAGGGCGCCTGGGCGGTCCGCGTGCACGAGGTACGGGCCACCGCCGACGCCGTACGGGTCGCCCGCGCCGTCGAGGGAGCCCGCACCGGCGGGGCATCCGACGCCGCCGGCGGTCCGGCCGTCGAGGGCGCCCGGTGA
- a CDS encoding phosphatidylglycerol lysyltransferase domain-containing protein, which translates to MSVRIDGELSGGVPGRTGRTRRVLRGPSPEAVPALIARACTLVGLLDIAAGVFPRFRHSRMHALAEVLPGSFGPFAAALSLSAGVLLLLLAHGLRRRKRRAWRAAVLLLPAGAAAQFAYRHSVIGVVISAALLAPLLRHRDEFAALPDPRSRWRALANFVLMGAGSLVLGLVIVSVHEDRMIGDPSLADRISHVLYGLVGFEGPVDYAGPTSWTVAFSLGALGWLTAVTTVYFAFRPEHPAARLTEDDEARLRGLLDRHGGRDSLGHFALRRDKAVVFSPSGKAAVTYRVVSGVMLASGDPIGDVEAWPGAIERFMDEARAHSWTPAVMGCSETGGEVWTRETGLDALELGDEAVVDVADFSLSGRAMRNVRQMVKRIERAGYETRVRRIRDLGEGELERIRRAAEDWRGTDTERGFSMALGRIGDPSDGDCLIATAHKADDPPGPYGDLKAVLHFVPWGTDGVSLDLMRRDRAADPGMNELLIVAALQASPRLGIDKISLNFAMFRSALARGEKIGAGPVLRAWRGLLVFLSRWFQIESLYKFNAKFRPRWEPRFVVYAASRDLPRIGLAAMQAEGFVNLALPRILRRRAPAPRPCAHAATERGIRAA; encoded by the coding sequence ATGTCTGTCAGGATAGATGGGGAATTGTCGGGTGGGGTTCCAGGCCGCACAGGCCGGACGCGGCGCGTACTGCGCGGTCCGAGCCCGGAGGCCGTCCCCGCCCTGATCGCCAGGGCCTGCACCCTCGTAGGGCTCCTGGACATCGCTGCGGGCGTCTTCCCGCGCTTCCGTCACAGCCGTATGCACGCCCTGGCCGAGGTGCTGCCCGGCTCGTTCGGGCCCTTCGCCGCGGCGCTGTCGCTCAGCGCCGGCGTGCTCCTGCTGCTGCTCGCCCACGGGCTGCGGCGCCGCAAGCGCCGGGCATGGCGCGCCGCGGTCCTGCTGCTGCCCGCGGGTGCCGCCGCGCAGTTCGCGTACCGCCACTCGGTGATCGGCGTCGTCATCTCGGCCGCGCTGCTCGCCCCGCTGCTGCGCCACCGCGACGAGTTCGCGGCGCTGCCCGATCCACGCAGCCGCTGGCGCGCGCTCGCCAACTTCGTTCTCATGGGCGCCGGTTCCCTCGTCCTCGGACTCGTCATCGTCAGCGTCCACGAGGACCGCATGATCGGCGACCCGAGCCTGGCCGACCGCATCAGTCACGTCCTGTACGGCCTGGTCGGCTTCGAGGGCCCCGTCGACTACGCGGGACCCACGTCCTGGACCGTCGCCTTCTCCCTCGGCGCGCTCGGCTGGCTCACCGCCGTCACCACCGTCTACTTCGCCTTCCGGCCCGAACACCCCGCCGCCCGCCTCACGGAGGACGACGAGGCCCGGCTGCGCGGACTCCTGGACCGGCACGGCGGCCGCGACTCCCTCGGCCACTTCGCGCTCCGCCGCGACAAGGCGGTCGTCTTCTCGCCCAGCGGCAAGGCGGCGGTCACCTACCGGGTCGTCTCCGGGGTGATGCTCGCCAGCGGCGACCCCATCGGCGACGTGGAGGCCTGGCCCGGCGCGATCGAGCGCTTCATGGACGAGGCCAGGGCGCACTCCTGGACACCCGCCGTCATGGGCTGCTCCGAGACCGGCGGCGAGGTGTGGACCCGCGAAACCGGCCTCGACGCCCTCGAACTCGGCGACGAGGCGGTGGTGGACGTCGCGGATTTCTCCCTGTCCGGGCGCGCGATGCGAAACGTGCGCCAGATGGTCAAGCGCATCGAGCGCGCCGGTTACGAGACCCGGGTACGGCGCATCCGTGACCTCGGCGAAGGCGAACTGGAGCGGATACGGCGCGCGGCGGAGGACTGGCGCGGCACCGACACCGAGCGAGGTTTCTCCATGGCGCTCGGCCGGATCGGTGACCCGTCGGACGGCGACTGTCTGATCGCCACGGCGCACAAGGCCGACGATCCGCCCGGCCCGTACGGCGATCTGAAGGCCGTCCTGCACTTCGTCCCGTGGGGCACGGACGGCGTGTCGCTCGACCTCATGCGCCGCGACCGCGCCGCCGACCCCGGTATGAACGAACTCCTCATCGTGGCGGCGCTCCAGGCGTCACCCCGCCTCGGCATCGACAAGATCTCGCTCAACTTCGCGATGTTCCGCTCGGCGCTCGCGCGCGGCGAGAAGATCGGCGCGGGGCCGGTGCTGCGCGCCTGGCGCGGACTGCTCGTGTTCCTGTCCCGCTGGTTCCAGATCGAGTCGCTGTACAAGTTCAACGCCAAGTTCCGCCCGCGCTGGGAGCCGCGCTTCGTGGTCTACGCCGCCTCCCGCGACCTCCCCCGCATCGGCCTCGCCGCCATGCAGGCCGAGGGCTTCGTGAACCTCGCCCTGCCCCGGATCCTGCGCCGCCGGGCACCGGCCCCGCGTCCCTGCGCCCACGCGGCGACGGAACGAGGGATCAGGGCGGCGTAG